Proteins from a single region of Runella sp. SP2:
- the hpf gene encoding ribosome hibernation-promoting factor, HPF/YfiA family, whose translation MRLQMHAIHFDADPKLLEFIQKKLEKLETFYDRITGGEVYLRLDKSESSKIKDKILEVKIKVPNGELFVKEKGKSFEEATDLALEALKSQIKKFKSKRQEVENKTIKDVQSGTEVEEEVEIDEV comes from the coding sequence ATGAGACTGCAAATGCACGCTATCCACTTCGACGCAGATCCAAAACTGCTCGAATTCATCCAGAAAAAACTTGAAAAACTCGAAACGTTTTATGACCGAATAACAGGAGGAGAAGTGTATCTCCGATTAGATAAAAGCGAAAGCAGTAAAATCAAAGATAAAATCCTAGAAGTAAAAATTAAGGTTCCCAACGGTGAGCTATTTGTCAAAGAGAAAGGCAAGTCATTTGAAGAAGCCACTGACCTTGCCTTGGAAGCTCTCAAAAGCCAAATCAAGAAGTTCAAATCGAAACGCCAAGAGGTAGAAAATAAAACCATCAAAGATGTCCAAAGCGGCACTGAGGTAGAAGAAGAGGTAGAAATCGACGAAGTATAA
- a CDS encoding amidohydrolase family protein, with product MKSKLLLTSLLCFHAFGLLAQVQKAPNRAEGDGPHKRLIIRGVTIINSTGSPPIGPMDILVENNRIAQIRQAGYPGMPAQDGIKATSTDKELNCRGMYLMPGFVDMHGHIGGVQQGANAEYVFKLWMAHGVTTVRDPSCGNGLDWVLDQKEKSNKNLITAPRIKAYTVFGQGAKDFITTPEQAREWVRQNAQKGADGIKFFGAEPDVFKAALEENKKLGLGSACHHAQTEVARMNVLATAKAGLTSMEHWYGLPEALFDDKTVQNYPSDYNYNNEQNRFEEAGKLWKQAAKPGSERWNYVMEELLKLDFTLDPTFNIYEANRELMLARRAEWHDEYTLPSLWRFYGPSRISHGSYWHNWGTEQEVAWKENYRLWMAFINEYKNRGGRVTTGSDSGFIYQLYGFAYIRELELLREAGFHPMEVVRAATIKGAEALGMAKEIGSVEIGKLADFVITEENPLANLKVLYGTGAIRLNDKNEVVRAGGVKYTVKDGIVYDAKKLLADVRKIVADAKKEENFEITQPGIPQKAGKVSGSNK from the coding sequence ATGAAAAGTAAACTTCTCCTAACCTCACTCCTTTGCTTTCATGCGTTTGGGCTCTTGGCTCAAGTCCAAAAAGCCCCCAACCGCGCCGAAGGCGATGGGCCTCACAAACGCCTTATCATTCGGGGCGTCACCATCATCAATAGCACAGGTTCGCCTCCAATTGGCCCCATGGATATTTTGGTTGAAAACAACCGAATTGCCCAAATTCGCCAAGCAGGTTACCCTGGTATGCCCGCCCAAGACGGTATCAAAGCAACCTCCACCGATAAAGAACTGAACTGCCGTGGGATGTACCTTATGCCAGGGTTTGTGGATATGCACGGACACATCGGTGGCGTGCAGCAAGGTGCCAACGCCGAATACGTATTTAAACTTTGGATGGCCCACGGTGTCACTACCGTCCGCGACCCATCGTGCGGGAATGGGCTCGACTGGGTCCTTGACCAAAAAGAAAAAAGCAACAAAAACTTGATTACTGCCCCGCGCATCAAGGCTTACACGGTGTTTGGGCAAGGGGCGAAAGATTTTATCACCACTCCCGAGCAAGCCCGCGAATGGGTACGCCAAAACGCCCAGAAGGGTGCCGATGGTATCAAGTTTTTCGGAGCCGAACCCGATGTATTCAAGGCGGCGTTGGAAGAAAACAAAAAACTCGGCCTTGGTTCGGCTTGCCACCACGCCCAAACCGAAGTAGCACGCATGAATGTACTGGCGACTGCCAAAGCGGGGCTGACCAGCATGGAGCACTGGTACGGGCTACCCGAAGCCCTTTTTGACGATAAAACCGTCCAAAATTATCCGTCCGACTACAATTACAACAACGAGCAAAATCGCTTTGAAGAAGCAGGAAAATTGTGGAAGCAAGCCGCTAAACCTGGTTCAGAACGCTGGAATTACGTGATGGAAGAATTGTTGAAGCTAGATTTTACCCTCGACCCTACCTTCAACATCTACGAAGCCAACCGCGAACTAATGCTCGCCCGCCGTGCCGAGTGGCACGACGAATATACCCTGCCGTCGCTTTGGCGGTTTTATGGCCCAAGCCGAATTTCTCACGGGTCGTATTGGCACAATTGGGGAACAGAACAAGAAGTGGCGTGGAAAGAAAACTATCGGTTGTGGATGGCGTTTATCAACGAATACAAAAACCGAGGTGGTCGCGTCACGACGGGCTCTGATTCGGGCTTTATTTACCAATTGTACGGTTTTGCGTACATACGCGAGCTGGAATTGCTGCGCGAAGCAGGTTTCCACCCAATGGAAGTCGTGCGGGCGGCCACCATCAAAGGGGCAGAAGCATTGGGAATGGCCAAAGAAATTGGCTCGGTTGAAATTGGGAAATTGGCCGACTTTGTCATTACCGAAGAAAATCCGCTTGCCAACTTGAAAGTCCTTTATGGCACAGGAGCGATTCGTCTGAACGACAAAAACGAGGTGGTCCGCGCGGGTGGCGTCAAATATACCGTCAAAGATGGCATTGTTTATGATGCAAAAAAGCTTTTAGCCGACGTTCGTAAGATTGTGGCTGATGCTAAAAAAGAGGAGAATTTTGAAATCACCCAGCCTGGTATTCCCCAAAAAGCAGGCAAAGTGTCGGGTAGCAATAAATAG
- the pheS gene encoding phenylalanine--tRNA ligase subunit alpha, producing MLTERVKEIYQEIEQFEVATKEQLEQYRQRFVGRKGAVEALFEGLKDIPKEARRAVGQELNALKNFATDRFTAIQAEFESNDGGNAGPAIDLTLPVAANQLGSIHPLTLARAKIIEIFERMGFSVADGPEIESDWYNFTALNFPENHPAREMQDTFFVAKNAEDPTQDMLLRTHTSNVQIRMMERQKPPIRAIMPGRVYRNEAISARAHCFFHQVEGLYIDKNVSFKDLKDTLYHFSKEMFDKDVKIRLRPSFFPFTEPSAEIDIWLGTDTEETYRLSKGTGWVEIAGSGMVDPNVLANCGIDPEEYTGFAFGMGVERIAQLRYGVRDLRLYSENDVRFLRQFEGV from the coding sequence ATGCTAACAGAACGCGTCAAAGAGATATATCAAGAAATTGAGCAGTTTGAAGTTGCTACCAAAGAGCAGTTAGAACAATACCGCCAACGATTTGTAGGAAGAAAAGGAGCCGTGGAAGCCTTGTTTGAAGGACTCAAAGACATCCCAAAAGAAGCCCGTCGTGCGGTAGGACAAGAACTGAATGCCCTCAAAAACTTTGCTACTGACCGTTTTACGGCCATTCAAGCAGAATTCGAGTCTAACGACGGTGGCAATGCTGGCCCAGCCATTGATTTAACCCTGCCCGTTGCGGCAAACCAACTAGGCAGCATTCACCCGCTGACGTTGGCACGCGCCAAAATCATCGAGATTTTTGAACGCATGGGCTTTAGCGTAGCCGACGGCCCCGAAATCGAATCAGACTGGTACAACTTCACCGCGTTGAATTTTCCCGAAAATCACCCTGCCCGAGAAATGCAGGATACGTTTTTTGTGGCCAAAAACGCCGAAGACCCTACCCAAGATATGCTGTTGCGTACGCACACCTCCAACGTCCAAATTCGGATGATGGAGCGCCAAAAGCCGCCTATTCGCGCCATTATGCCTGGGCGGGTATATCGCAACGAAGCCATTTCGGCCCGCGCTCACTGCTTCTTCCACCAAGTAGAAGGGCTTTACATTGACAAAAACGTAAGTTTCAAAGACTTAAAAGATACCCTCTACCACTTCTCAAAAGAGATGTTTGACAAAGACGTGAAGATTCGTCTGCGTCCTTCGTTTTTTCCTTTTACCGAACCTAGCGCCGAAATCGACATTTGGTTAGGAACTGACACCGAAGAAACGTATCGACTCTCGAAAGGAACGGGTTGGGTAGAAATTGCGGGAAGTGGCATGGTTGACCCGAACGTGTTGGCCAACTGCGGCATCGACCCCGAAGAATATACAGGTTTTGCGTTTGGGATGGGCGTTGAGCGCATTGCCCAGCTCCGTTACGGCGTTCGCGACCTTCGTCTTTATTCCGAAAATGACGTTCGTTTTTTGCGTCAATTTGAAGGAGTTTAG
- a CDS encoding NAD(P)H-quinone oxidoreductase produces MKAMIVTQTGGPEVLSLEDRSVPISTGTKVLIRVYAAGINRADILMRQGRYGISSQPPTEPLGLEVAGIIAEIGENVSRWKVGDKVCALIKNGGYAEYALAEADHCLPVPTGMSFEKAACLPETIMTVWSNVFQRMQLKTGENFLVHGGTSGIGVTAIQLAKAFGVQAFATAGSDQKCRFCEELGAVRCVNYKTQDFLEELKPYGMDVILDYVGGDYTAKNIRLLRPDGRLGFIASLGGAQSQFNILEVMSKRITITGSMLAPRDDAFKAQLAAEVEKQVWPLIEAGTFEPILYKTFPLEEAAEAHRLMESSEHIGKIVLSVGL; encoded by the coding sequence ATGAAAGCAATGATAGTTACCCAAACTGGAGGACCTGAGGTTTTGTCTTTAGAAGACCGTTCTGTCCCTATTTCTACTGGTACAAAGGTGCTTATCCGCGTTTATGCGGCGGGCATAAATCGTGCCGATATTTTGATGCGTCAAGGTCGTTACGGGATTTCGTCGCAGCCGCCTACCGAGCCATTGGGGCTTGAAGTTGCGGGAATCATCGCCGAAATTGGCGAAAATGTGTCGCGTTGGAAAGTCGGCGATAAGGTGTGTGCGCTCATTAAAAATGGCGGATATGCCGAGTACGCCTTGGCCGAAGCAGACCATTGTTTGCCTGTTCCAACGGGTATGTCGTTTGAAAAAGCTGCGTGCTTGCCCGAAACGATAATGACGGTTTGGAGCAACGTGTTTCAACGAATGCAGTTGAAAACTGGCGAAAATTTTTTGGTACACGGCGGAACGAGTGGCATTGGTGTCACGGCGATTCAGTTGGCAAAGGCGTTTGGCGTGCAAGCGTTTGCGACAGCGGGCAGCGACCAAAAGTGCCGTTTCTGCGAAGAACTTGGCGCCGTTCGTTGTGTCAATTATAAAACACAAGATTTTTTGGAAGAATTAAAGCCCTACGGAATGGACGTGATTTTGGACTACGTTGGGGGAGATTATACCGCAAAAAACATCCGTCTGCTGCGTCCTGATGGCCGTTTGGGTTTTATCGCGAGTTTAGGAGGAGCGCAATCTCAATTCAATATTTTGGAAGTAATGAGCAAGCGAATCACGATTACAGGAAGTATGCTTGCCCCGCGCGACGATGCGTTTAAGGCGCAGTTGGCCGCCGAGGTGGAAAAACAAGTATGGCCGTTGATAGAAGCAGGTACTTTTGAACCTATTTTGTATAAAACGTTTCCCTTGGAAGAAGCCGCTGAGGCGCATCGTCTGATGGAAAGCAGCGAGCACATTGGGAAGATAGTGCTATCGGTCGGGTTGTGA
- a CDS encoding bifunctional aldolase/short-chain dehydrogenase: MSATTTQFKHVSYLWDEAKAAELAGDEVALFIYRSNILGADLRLTNYGGGNTSVKITDKDPLTGKDVEVMWIKGSGGDIGTLKKSGCAALYMERLRNLENVYRGVEFEDEMVELFNHCIFDLASKAPSIDTPLHGFLPFAHIDHLHPDAAIAIAAAKDGKKITEELFGGEVGWVGWQRPGFELGLQLRACLEEAASRGVKLRGIMLGSHGLFTWGDTAYESYLNTLEVIEKCAEYLEANYGKTRPVFGGPKIESLPVETRTKQASKLAPILRGFCSSYRTMVGHFTDDARVLEFINSNDLDKLAPLGTSCPDHFLRTKISPLVLELAPDEDLSDVAAIKAKLTPAFEAYRAMYSEYYEACKHPNSPAMRDPNPVVILYPGVGMFTFSKDKTTARLASEYYINAVNVMKGAEAVSEYTALPRQEAFNIEYWLLEEAKLQRMPKPKALSGRVALVTGSAGGIGKAIAKKFAEEGAVVVLNDINEERLAGAKDEFVKKFGRDSVATTLLNVTDAASIVDAMDAAALAFGGVDIIVNNAGISISKPIQDHTLQDWDRLYDILVKGQFLVTQAGVEVMRKQGFGGDVINIVSKNALVSGPNNAGYGSAKAAQLHLSRLNAAELGGDKIRVNTVNPDAVIADSNIWAGGWAEGRAKAYGITIEELPAYYAKRTLLNEAILPDDIANACFAFVGGLLSKSTGNVLNVDGGVAMAFVR; this comes from the coding sequence ATGTCAGCGACTACCACGCAATTCAAACATGTGAGCTATCTTTGGGACGAAGCCAAAGCCGCCGAACTCGCGGGCGACGAAGTAGCTCTTTTTATTTATCGTTCCAACATTCTGGGCGCCGATCTTCGTTTGACCAACTACGGAGGCGGTAACACGTCCGTTAAAATTACGGATAAAGACCCACTTACTGGCAAAGATGTCGAAGTAATGTGGATAAAAGGCTCAGGCGGAGACATTGGTACGCTCAAAAAATCAGGATGTGCGGCATTGTACATGGAGCGCCTACGAAACCTCGAAAACGTCTATCGTGGTGTGGAGTTTGAAGATGAAATGGTAGAATTGTTCAACCACTGTATCTTTGATCTCGCCTCAAAAGCACCATCTATTGATACTCCTCTCCACGGATTTTTACCCTTTGCGCACATCGACCACCTTCACCCAGATGCCGCCATTGCCATTGCCGCAGCCAAAGACGGGAAGAAAATCACCGAAGAATTGTTTGGTGGTGAAGTAGGTTGGGTAGGTTGGCAACGCCCAGGGTTTGAGCTTGGTCTTCAGCTCCGCGCTTGTTTGGAAGAGGCCGCTTCTCGCGGTGTCAAATTGCGTGGTATCATGCTTGGTTCACACGGGTTGTTTACGTGGGGTGACACTGCCTACGAAAGCTACCTCAATACCCTCGAAGTCATCGAAAAATGTGCCGAATACTTAGAAGCAAATTACGGTAAGACTCGTCCCGTATTTGGAGGGCCCAAAATCGAGAGCCTTCCTGTAGAAACACGCACAAAACAAGCGTCAAAATTAGCACCTATTTTGCGTGGTTTCTGCTCGTCGTACCGCACGATGGTCGGCCATTTTACCGACGATGCGCGCGTACTGGAGTTTATAAACTCAAATGATTTGGACAAACTAGCTCCCCTCGGAACTTCTTGCCCCGACCACTTCCTCCGCACAAAAATCTCTCCGTTGGTACTTGAGCTTGCTCCCGACGAAGACCTATCGGACGTAGCAGCTATCAAAGCGAAATTAACACCTGCGTTTGAAGCCTACCGTGCGATGTACTCCGAATATTACGAAGCTTGTAAGCACCCTAATAGCCCTGCCATGCGCGACCCTAATCCTGTCGTTATTTTGTATCCAGGGGTCGGAATGTTTACCTTCTCAAAAGATAAAACGACGGCCCGTTTGGCGTCGGAGTATTACATCAATGCCGTCAACGTAATGAAGGGCGCGGAAGCGGTATCTGAATATACGGCATTGCCCCGTCAAGAAGCGTTTAATATCGAGTATTGGTTGCTCGAAGAGGCCAAACTTCAACGAATGCCCAAACCCAAAGCCTTGTCAGGGCGAGTAGCACTCGTAACGGGAAGCGCAGGGGGAATTGGTAAAGCTATTGCGAAAAAGTTTGCCGAAGAAGGCGCAGTGGTTGTTCTTAATGACATCAACGAAGAACGTCTTGCGGGAGCAAAAGACGAATTTGTGAAGAAATTTGGCAGAGATTCAGTAGCTACCACGCTTCTCAACGTAACCGATGCTGCTAGCATTGTGGATGCGATGGATGCCGCAGCGCTTGCGTTTGGTGGCGTCGATATTATCGTCAACAACGCAGGTATCAGTATTTCAAAACCCATCCAAGACCATACTCTTCAAGATTGGGATCGCTTGTACGACATCCTCGTCAAAGGGCAGTTCCTTGTGACTCAAGCAGGGGTAGAAGTAATGCGCAAGCAAGGTTTTGGGGGTGATGTCATCAATATTGTGAGTAAAAATGCCCTTGTTTCTGGGCCAAACAACGCAGGTTATGGTTCGGCTAAAGCAGCTCAGTTGCACTTGAGCCGCTTGAATGCAGCCGAATTGGGCGGCGATAAAATTCGCGTTAATACTGTCAATCCAGACGCCGTTATCGCTGACTCAAACATTTGGGCAGGTGGCTGGGCCGAAGGACGCGCCAAAGCCTACGGCATTACGATTGAAGAGCTTCCTGCTTATTATGCCAAACGTACGCTTCTCAACGAAGCCATTCTACCCGACGATATCGCCAATGCGTGCTTCGCATTCGTAGGAGGCTTACTCAGCAAGTCAACGGGCAACGTTTTGAACGTTGATGGCGGAGTAGCCATGGCGTTTGTTCGCTAA
- a CDS encoding DUF6934 family protein: MDKPIYQLQSSSDNLQFVFESISQERIIRKAVAYILSDDNPDLYQLIFGDLKENGDIDILSASNNNDMKQVLTTVVDTLSTFFEHYPMATVAFTGSTSSRTRLYRAAITQFLKETNLYYDVVGITENGILESFNSKGNYVGYLITQKS, from the coding sequence ATGGACAAACCTATTTACCAGCTTCAATCCTCTTCTGATAATTTGCAATTTGTTTTTGAAAGTATCAGTCAGGAAAGAATTATTCGCAAGGCAGTCGCGTATATTTTGTCGGATGATAATCCAGATTTATATCAATTGATTTTTGGCGACTTAAAAGAAAATGGCGACATTGATATTCTATCAGCTAGTAATAATAATGACATGAAACAAGTTTTAACTACTGTAGTTGATACGTTATCTACTTTTTTCGAGCATTATCCTATGGCTACTGTAGCATTTACAGGAAGCACTTCTAGCAGAACGAGGTTATATCGTGCCGCAATTACGCAATTTTTAAAAGAAACCAATCTCTATTATGACGTAGTCGGAATTACTGAAAACGGGATACTTGAAAGTTTTAACAGTAAGGGCAACTATGTCGGATATTTAATAACTCAAAAATCATGA
- a CDS encoding TIM barrel protein, whose protein sequence is MQLEKYKIQQHNDDLLTGHQRRLSFAVSEIENAEAIIQKLVDFQIAIPSWALGTGGTRFGRFAGGGEPRSLEEKIEDVGLLHALNQASGAISLHIPWDIPKDAKAIKALAAQHGLKFDAVNSNTFQDQADQALSYKFGSLQNVDKGVRKQAIEHNIEVIKHGIELGSESLTVWLSDGSCFPGQLNFRRAYQNTLESLHEIYAAMPENWKMFLEYKAYEPNFYSTTVADWGQSYSYVKKLGERAYTLVDLGHHLPNANIEQIVALLLMEEKLGGFHFNDSKYGDDDLTAGAMKPYQLFLIFNELVDGMDARGMNHATDLGWMIDASHNVKDPLEDLLQSVEGIMMAYAQALSVDRKALEEAQAVSDVVRCQEILQNAFRTDVRSLVAEARLRAGGALNPLGLFRHSKVRENLIAERGLKTVATGL, encoded by the coding sequence ATGCAACTCGAAAAGTATAAAATACAACAGCATAACGATGACCTACTTACGGGACATCAACGCCGTTTGAGCTTCGCTGTTTCAGAAATTGAAAATGCCGAAGCCATCATTCAAAAATTGGTTGATTTTCAAATTGCCATTCCTTCGTGGGCACTTGGAACGGGTGGAACGCGCTTTGGCCGTTTTGCGGGCGGTGGCGAACCTCGTAGCCTTGAAGAAAAAATTGAAGACGTAGGTCTATTACACGCCTTGAATCAAGCATCGGGCGCAATCTCCCTTCACATTCCATGGGATATTCCAAAAGATGCCAAAGCGATTAAAGCATTGGCAGCTCAACACGGTTTGAAATTTGACGCCGTTAACTCCAATACCTTCCAAGACCAAGCCGACCAAGCGTTAAGTTATAAGTTTGGTTCGTTACAAAACGTTGACAAAGGCGTTCGTAAACAAGCCATTGAACATAATATTGAAGTGATTAAGCACGGTATCGAGCTTGGTTCGGAATCGTTGACGGTTTGGCTTTCAGACGGTTCGTGTTTCCCAGGCCAACTCAATTTCCGTAGAGCTTACCAAAATACCCTCGAAAGTCTTCACGAAATTTATGCGGCCATGCCCGAAAATTGGAAGATGTTCTTGGAATACAAAGCCTACGAACCTAACTTCTATTCGACTACGGTAGCCGACTGGGGACAGTCCTACTCTTACGTGAAGAAACTTGGAGAGCGCGCTTATACGCTTGTCGATTTGGGACACCATCTACCTAATGCCAACATTGAGCAAATCGTAGCCTTGTTGTTGATGGAAGAAAAACTTGGTGGTTTCCACTTCAACGACTCAAAATACGGCGATGATGACCTCACTGCAGGTGCCATGAAGCCTTACCAATTGTTCCTTATCTTCAATGAACTAGTCGATGGAATGGACGCTCGTGGCATGAATCACGCTACTGATTTGGGCTGGATGATTGATGCCTCTCACAATGTCAAAGACCCACTAGAAGACTTACTACAATCTGTAGAAGGAATTATGATGGCTTATGCCCAGGCACTTTCGGTCGATAGAAAAGCCCTCGAAGAAGCACAAGCTGTCAGCGATGTGGTTCGTTGCCAAGAAATTCTTCAAAATGCGTTCCGTACCGACGTGCGTTCGCTCGTTGCCGAGGCTCGTCTTCGGGCAGGAGGAGCGTTAAATCCATTGGGTCTTTTCCGCCACTCAAAAGTACGCGAAAATCTCATTGCCGAACGAGGTCTTAAAACTGTAGCGACTGGCTTGTAA